A window of Cryptomeria japonica chromosome 3, Sugi_1.0, whole genome shotgun sequence contains these coding sequences:
- the LOC131027798 gene encoding lachrymatory-factor synthase-like gives MDDQKKWHGCVKKSTKSSAHSIWKLSADFINVQKYAAHLIACEHVEGEINAVRCVRLCRGPELWAKEKLVAIDPLNYSYTYQVIDCNFGIEGYTATFNVHNPGDGDGEGNIEWRFEVDANKSCAEEELVMLISSKLEQMIHGLDEIATIHEP, from the coding sequence ATGGATGACCAAAAGAAGTGGCATGGCTGtgttaaaaaatcaacaaaatcttctGCTCATAGCATTTGGAAACTGAGTGCAGACTTTATAAATGTGCAGAAATATGCAGCTCATCTTATTGCATGTGAACATGTTGAGGGAGAAATAAATGCAGTTAGGTGTGTTAGACTGTGCAGGGGTCCAGAATTATGGGCAAAAGAGAAATTGGTAGCAATAGATCCTCTCAATTATTCATACACTTATCAAGTAATTGACTGTAACTTTGGGATTGAGGGGTACACAGCAACTTTTAATGTGCACAATCCTGGTGATGGTGATGGAGAAGGAAATATAGAATGGAGGTTTGAAGTGGATGCCAACAAATCTTGTGCAGAGGAGGAACTTGTTATGCTCATCTCCTCCAAACTGGAGCAAATGATTCATGGCCTTGATGAAATAGCTACAATTCATGAGCCCTGA